The genome window CTTTCATTTTTACACTAACTCCAGTAGACGACTATAAAAGCGTATGTTAACTTGTAAGCGATTTGCATTTAATCGCGGTTTGGGAACGATGGAATTTGTGCACATATTTCTTTAACTGTCCTTGGAATTTATCTCGTAGAATTTGATTTGTATTTTAAGGACGTACTCACACCCACAAAAAATTCAATTTCACTCACGCATAAGGCATCGAATATTCATTTTCAAGTTTTCAGATGATCTTTTCCACTTACTAATGCATAGATAGGTATGCATACTAATGCACAGATTTTTCTTCTTAGATGCCTCACTAATTTAGCACGCCTATAAGCTTAAGATCGAGAGTTAAAAGCTTAGCTTACCATGCTTAGCTGTAATCATGGCCCTATAAATACCGTAGTCACAGTCGAAAGATGCCCACTACTGGACTGCTGCCTATGTACTCGTGCCATGTGTGCTGGTGATTATAGTATTGGGTCACTTTTAGCTTCGGAGATGCTGCTGCTCATCTCCGAGCaaacataataaacattaaattacgaaATTACCTTACGCAGTTCTGTAGTGAACAATTTTAATCTACGTTCAAAGGTTAATTTTTATGAATTGTCGAAAGCCATCACGCTATGTCGAATGTCGAAAGGAGGGCAGAGTAAGGAGTAATTTGGCAATTGTGAGCGTGAATTATAGTGATTGTCAGAAATAGTGTTTGAACCACGGGGTAaagaaagatgagtggagattCCATAacacaggtaggtcaggcgccatcttctaggtcaaattcgtatggtgggcatgaccaaatcTGATCGCTTtacaagtgaactaacgaggctttcgagttctttgagacatctgttaacgatttttggtacaAAATTGCGGGTCCAAAGAAGATGAGGGCTGAActagtaatgttcctcgtcccccgaacaaaCGCATTTAAGGTGCTACATtctgctgcgggttgttcgaaagagataccgcggccctggtacataaaaggcctatgacggaacacgacggtttttagtcagtaagagtctgacactccctcaccgctgctaacccacagcgggaggggtcatttgatgatttttgacgtcggaaaaaaaaaaggtgctACATTCTCACGATATTTTAGGTTATGGCACCTCTGCGGGTCTTTTTGTACTCCATTGTTTGGACCTTTCGGACACAATGAGCAATGgtgatttttattgttataatttataatagcCTGATCATTTGTAGCTTTCTGTTATGCGACTATTGTCTACATGTTGTAAAGAAAGGTTTATCGTGTATTTATGTAACTCAGTATTTTAATGACTGTGTAAATCAATAGGAGGTGttcattatattaaaattttacactaGCAGCAGCTGGTTGTTGAAGAAGGCTTAGGTAGGTATCAACTATTCCAAAAAGGTTTGTATAAGAATCTCCAgcctaaaataaaagaaagcacATGATTAcggaaaaagtaacaaaaacaaatactaTATGAGTTGTTAAGTATGTATTGATAAGGAAAATGATGAAGAAAACATCAAAGGGAAAGCTGTGAATTTATTTGATGATCACGAAATTGAAAGTGACGTTGGTCACGTAGACATTATTATGTAGGCACGGGCGCGAGTGGAACCGcgggtcatcatcatcatctcagccataggacgtccactgctgaacataggcctcccccttagatctccacagatacctgttggaggcgacctgcatccaaagtcttttataaggtcgtctgtccaccttgtgtGTGGACGTCCTACGTGTCCACTACAGCATTTTTCGACCTCAACCGCGGGTAACAAATAGTTTTATCATAAAACTGTACTGTAAGTTATTCCACTTTATAGTTAGTACATTAGTGGAATGCTGGATGTGCATTGTATGTAATTGCGACAAAGACTGGGTGCAATAAAGCACTATTGTGCTATTGTCACATAGTTTACATAGAGTTTTGTAAGTGAAGTAGCGTCATTAATGTTACGATAGCTGAGACGATTCACTTTTGTTTGTGTCTTGCAATCGGTCGAAGTTAAAGTTTggattcttttcttttttttgtggcATGAGAGatcttatttaataatatttttatcgtcgACCAAACATTGTATTATTTAGATTATATTaagaattattgtaattattctTTGGGGTCTATCtccttgaaaaaaaattgtcagaTTTGTAAAATTTTGTCACTTTTATCTCTTCAAAAGATGAAACATTATATAAGTTACAAGGAAAAATCAAGGAAAACCCACACTTCAATCTGTTAGTTTTTCATTATTCTAGAACTGAACAAAAAATGATCCCATTCCATCCATCACAGTTTCGCAGGTCAAGcaaaaaatctgcaaaaaaaTGCTAACTATCTTAAGAAAAAACACGAAAGAAAGTATTTCTACAATTTGTATAGAATCAGGTATATCATTAGTGGCGATGAATATTCATCTGGTATCATTCCGTAATGTCCGCTCGCTTGCGCCTGCGTCTGTACTAGTGCCATAACCTTTGCCTCTTACTTTCCAATGACCTGCGAGCGTAGGGATGGGTAGTGGAGAATGGGTTGTCGATGTTTTTGTTGGTTTATTGATAGTTTGGGTTGGTGTTTTTTTTAGTGGTTTCATTTTTAGGTCTGCTTAATATTTCAActattttaatacataaatattttaagtcgcTAAATCGATGTTTACTGTTCTCTTAACATATTCCGTTTCTTTTTAGTACCTATTGGTGCTTGTTAGGTTTATTACTTAAAACATAGGATCGCTGAAATAAATAGCcccattttttctttttcttccccTATTACCAACTTTAGTAACATATTATTACGTTGTATTTAACGCAGTATATTATCAATATGTAGTTGATAAACATTATACTTTATTACATTACGTTAAGTACAGTATATTATTTATCAgccattatttattcatatactTCGGAGGATAGCTGTGGGTGTTCCAAAACGATTAAATTCACGATTCACGAACATAGTTTACTTCTGAACCACATCACTAGTTGTTAACCCATGATAGTTATTATGTCACCACATACAtagcaaagaaataaaataattgtgcgGCCGACCGGCATTGCATGATTTGGGAAACAAAATAACTGTTTGATTGTAACGGTACGATATTTCACAAGGAGAACGCGTTTTTATTGTAGTTCAGAAATTAGCAACACTTgtcttgtttatattttgtattgtgAAGACCCAATGTTACGAAGTGAGTTCACAAGACTATTAAAAGAAGTGAACTTTATTACTGTAATAACCCTAACTAAtgataattaagtttatttgttCGATTTAATGCTGGTTTTAATCACGGTAGTACTTCGGCATAGTCGcttaatcatcatctgcctagcataTAACGAACTATGTTGTTTTCAGCTCCCAGTCTAACAGGTGCTGCTATGTACAGTGTTTTACCACATCTTgctttgttaatattttaagctTCACTTTTTTATACAACTATAATATAACAATGATAATTATCGATAAATTTAAGAACATCACTATAGAATCTAGAATGAGATGCGCCAGAAGCTAGTCGTTTAATATTATGTGCAACAGTAGCCTGATTGCACTCTACATATTATGTCACACTCGTCTGTGACCACTGGCACGTTCGAACGAGGCATGCGAGTGCATTGTCTATTCTAAACGCACTAGCTTTCTTCACTTTGATGAGGAAGATAAATAGTGATGACTAAGTTGTTCTAAGAAAGGATGAAACTGGGTCAGAGAACTGTATGTAGTTTGTGCCACCTATGCACAACCTATCCCAGCTTGTATGTAGGTAGGCTTATCTATCCTTAATTTTTATTGACAACAGGTTACCGAAGGCTACTTGAAATGTTTCGAAACTTAAAATGAGCTACTAATGTTCCCTAGAAGGGAGCGGTAAACTGTTTAGGTGGGTAGAAGAAGACAGCCAAGTGAAACCACGATTCCAAGCTAGTATCTCACATGTTTGAtctatagtaaataaaaataaagaggaaacactttattgtttgtttgttaaaggcACTTGGAGAGGCACaagtccagcagtggactgcgataggctgatgatgatgatgatgatgatgatgatgtagatGATGTTAAAGGCTctggaactactgaaccgatttgaaaaaatctttcactgatGAAAATCTACACTAGTTACAtacttaggctatattttatcccgaacCCGACTGAAACCGCAAGAAATCcgcaagtaaaataataaatcgaCCGATGGACATAAACACTTACGTGACGACACAGAAACTCCATAAACTACAGTTTTCCCATCAATCTCAATAACAGAACTGTTAAATAACCACCGTTGTCAGGTAAGATGGGAGTGTAGGTCATAACATAATCTATCATAATTCAATTCGACATCTCTATTCGTAACGTGGTGGACCCCTGGCCTGTGGGAAAGGGCACGCTTTGCACCTATTGGCTCTTATGTAACAATGACAAGGCAGTGTACTTTGTTGAAGAAGATTTAATTAGGTTTTTGAttgaacatgttttttttttttggtattggTTTTAAAAGGTTAGTGGTAAGATTAGGTATGTTGTGCTGTGGTACTTAGGCTACCCCAAGGGGCGAGGCTCTGAGTTACTGACTCTCCTACGATTTTTCAGTTGCTAGGGAAATTCTGAATCCTCTGGAGTAACAGCGGTCCTGACGCTTATGTTTAACTGCCTGCCCCATAAACCGGCATTCAGTGAGGTCACTAGTAGATTTTCGTTTAAGCTGAAATAATATGCTTGTCTATGGATGTAAATACGATGGCTATTTGAGCTTAGATGAGTTCTAACTAATTTTGTagcagttaaattattttatgagaacTGTATATCACCTGAAAGACAACATAAAGCATGGTCATGGTCATCGTTCTCAAtataaacacttttttttttctttccattCACTTTTCAGTAGCTGAAGCCTTCATTGTCTAGTCTGTAGTGTCCTGcaattatacataattatggtTATAATGGAGAGCTATTGTGCTAAGTGTACTTGGTAAGAAGTAATGTGGCGTGACCCGTAGCGAtgactttgtttttttgtaagcGCTGAAACGGATTCGACTGTTTTATTTGCGAAATGAAAGGAGAGTAATGATtacaattttgtaattattgatAAGAGCTATGGtgtcatttgaacgtctttggcagtctttacgggaagtcagaagccagtaactctgagAACCACTTTTACCTGGGTGTTGGttcgcccgggtaactgggttgatgaggtcacATAGCCaatcactccttgtaaaacactggtacccagctgcaaCTGGTTAGACTGGGAGGCGAATTCAATATAGTAACAGAGTTGGGACCAGGCTAGCCAGATTTTGATGATAAGAGCTATGGTGTTTACATCTATGAATGTTTTGAATAATCTTTCTCTGGCACTCAGTGTGAATCAGGTAAAACTTTAAGTCAACCAAAAATTTCACAGGTCTACTGCTAATCTCCTACATATCTGTAAAACAAACTCACTTCCTCATTCTCGACCGAGTGCATCACTCCACAAAGTGTTCGTTTGTATTTGTGCCGCGTATCTCCTAATGGTGCAGGCTTCAAACTgtttacaaatacaaaatactcaATAATAGGTGTGTTGTTTCTGTAGCATAGAAAGCGTCTTAAGAATACTTGGAACCTAAAaatcacagttttttttatactcGCACTTTACTTGGGCATCATCagagaaaatacttttttatatctCTTCAGGAAATGATATGATCGTTGAATGCAATTAGAAGTCTTTTAGGAGTATATTCGAGATATTATCATATACCCAGATTTTGCTTAAGGGAGAGCATTAATTAAATAgaagactagaagccgaccccaacatacttagttggtaaaaggctaagcagatgatgatgtcaTACAAACGCACTATACAAAACATTGTAACTGTCAATTGAGAAGGTTTTCTCAGAGCAAACAAACTGTGTAATGCTTGTCATAAATCTAAAGACACGTACAAACGTCATAACACGGCTTGTGTGCGCAGAATGTTAGAGACGCGCCACTCGCGCTGGGAAAACACTTTCCCACTCAAGTGGGGGCGGTCAACAGTAGAATCCTTCTGGGGTAGCGGTGTAAGTAACAAGCAAAAAGATTTATAAAGCAAATGATTTGATCACTATTGACTTGACAGTACATAGcatagacaaaaaatattcaaaaagtgCTACGGCGCGGGATGTCAAATGGCTGACTTTAGAAGTGCGTAGCTACGTAGTTACAAGTTAGTGACTCTGTTTGAATTCCTACTGTgccacataaataaataacaaatctaCACAAAGAATACGAATAGCTAATATTTGCGAGCGACAGAATAAAGATAATAGCAACTGCATCTTTAAAGACCTTGAGTATATAAAATAGTCAGGCACTTTTGTGTGTGGCGAATCACTGTACAGTTAACACTTTATCGGTATATCAACTATGGGCATCTTCAAACACAATTTTTCTAAAGAATATTCTACCCTTTCGTTTGTAACTTGCACCACCGTCACATTTGCGTAATTCACACGGAAGCCAGGAGAGTGTGACTGACATAATAATAAGCGCATTACATTGCCGACCCTATGCATTGATATTTGATGCTTTGTAATCAATCTGTACTTGTGTTACTCGTTTGATTCTTCATAAAATGTATGCCAGTATGTATCAGAAATACATAACTGGCTGGAAGGTAATATGTCGTCTGCACGCATGCCGTATGCATGTGGAAAGGCCCTGAGGATGTTATCGAACTGAAtaatttcctataaaaaaaacacaccaAAGATTACATAAGTCCGCATTTAATAGGACGACAACGTAATGCGTACGATTTAGCTACCAATTCTTATCATTTGTATGTGGGTTTATGCGAAAAAAGGCCTTGGAAAAATTAACACACagcatgaaattaataaaatataatatattctaCTTTAAATAACGCACATTAAACAACTGCCTCTCATAAATAATTGCAATGACATTTGAATTAAGAAGGTATGCGTATGGTAACGTATTTCGCACAGATATcattagaataaaatagaaaaataaattatttcgagTATGATGATCATCGAAACAAACTCCTTTAATAGACAGCATCCCAATCTTCTTCCCTTGTTATTCTCACGAGGCGCTTAGTTTCCTTCCAAACATTTTTGGTCAGCTCTGTATCATTCGCGTACCAACTGCTGTAGAACTCATGACAGTCTCTATAGTGCTTCCCACTTTCACTATCAAACTTTGGATCCACTGCTAAAAACACTGCCATAGTCGCTACTCTATGCAACGGCCTCCCGAACACCAGTAACGCAGAATTGAACACGTTCCGAATAAAGTCGTTGTCAAAATTACGGAAAAATTCCGACTTTCCTAACCCTGGATCCATACTGTAAACACTGACACCGGTACCTCTGATCCTTTTCTCCATCTCGGCTGTGAAGAGCACGTCAGCCAACTTTGCGTTGCAGTAGTATCCAAAGTTTGAGTACTTTCCAACGTCGTTCCAGTTATCCAGGTCTATAGTGCCCAAGATCAAAGCCAAAGATGAGACATTAACGATCCTTGCCGGCGCTGAAGCTCTGAGCATTGGGAACAGGAGGTATGTAAGAAGAAATGTCCCGAAGTAGTTGACTTGCATCATCAGCTGCAGACCATCCTCGGTCATCCTGTCTTCTAAACCGATCGCTCCGATATTGTTGATCAGGATGTCCAACCTCGGTTCCGTCTTCATCGTTGTATCGGCAAATCTTCTGACTGAGGACAGAGATTCCAAATCCATTTGTCTGGTGACAACATTGCTGTTCCCAGAAGATTCTACGATGCTTCTTCTAGCGTCATCAAGCTTTTTGGGATTTCTGCTAGCTATGATGACTTTGGCTCCTCTCCTGGCTAAGTTTTTGGCTATTTCTAGACCGGTTCCTGCTGTGGCGCCCGTGACAAGAGCCACTTTCCCATCGAGTCGTGCACTGGTCTCACAATCCGTGAAGTCGTCTCTTACAGCCATTATACTTGTGATATGCGTCTATTATGTAAAGAAGTTTAGCTACAAATGAGAACCGGTAGTATTAATCAATTTGAGTCAAGGTGCAGCAACAAGGTCTTCAAAACTGAGCTGACTGAACATAATATTGTAGCAGCACTACAACTTacaacaccgccatctacacattcGGAGGCGCAACTATCATCAactatcctgcatcgcacatgcagtgttcgcgcgcacattGAATACGcatagatcaccccgacaacaactgtcgggcagtagcccaccggacaaaaacacctgtccggtcggaggatcctccctttagtgcgaggtatgatgagctttactctctgctctcatacctccacaatATATTTAAATGAGTAGCAGTACTCAATGTCGGGTGTAAAAATACGTCTCTCTTATTCATAGCTATGTAGAATCTTTAGGCTTTCCAAACGTACACATGCATGTAGTGGTTCGCCTTTATCCAGAAAcgcaggtacctacttatttatgcTGAAAAGAGATTACGTTTCCTTTATCATCAGTTTTATTGGAAAAACGTCTCACTACAGTTTCCCTCAATAGTCCAGCAGGACTAGTTGCAACGTAGTTAACTACTTACCTATTAAGTGGTGCTATCTCCAAGCATAGTTTCCCAATGTCCTGGATTCGCAAAAGCGTGGTCACAATGGATGCGAAGCGGGCCGTGAGATATGTGCAAGCAAACACGCAGCGCGTAACTAGTTTATGCAACAGCTTCAGTTGTTATTGGGGTACcgtaatacaatatttaattatttccatTCGTATCCATTATaacatgcaacttttctaatttctaagtatatcttggacaccaaaggcagatgatgatatttacATTGCATCGTTACGGAGTAGGTAATACTTACTTAAACGGATGACACATTATGTATTAATAATACGAGTAACTTCATTACAGTTCAGTGCTGCATGATTTTTACTCTGAAgtgtttttcaaaacaaaaaacaatgtaaaaaaatatttgaataattgcTGGTGCAGAACCCTCATATAATATCACAATAGTAATTCTGAACTAATAGATTATTCGTGCTTTTATTATACGCCTCACGGCTAACAAGgttattttaaattactgaCATAACCTGATTGCTGGTGAGCTTGTTACACGAGTTATGATTCcatcaaaacattttgaaagATGATGATGCAGAGGGCAATGTTCAAACAGAATAAACATTAATgtccaagttcaccgacaacatgaACACcacattgttttcttttaaagtgGAACGTAAAGTGAaacagtaaacagttgttttaataaaagtgACGCTTATGTTGATGGTGAACTTGGGCCAATTCTCTTATTCCAAATTGTTGGTTTAACAATGATTTTCATAGGGAGCCCTAGTGATACCACAGCCTAtaggtatgtttaaaaaaactttcatcCCTGACAATACTTACTTATACCTACTAcaagcttccaccagcggtttcggctgcgtcccgtgggaaatgCTTCACGAACCTGGATAAAAACTTTTCTATGGCCTTCCTGGATAGCGAGTTTTTCTAATCACCACATGAGGCGATAGTAAGTACATATATTTCATACATGTCAGTTTCCGGCAAATATGACCACCTCATCAAAATTTATTCgtacaaatacaataatatgacttataaatattaaacgtCCTCTCCTTTGTAGGCTAACTATAAATGGTTAGATTGATGGAACAAGTCAATGCATTGTGTCCCAGTTgtcataacaataataatatggtTTGTTCGTTTATTGTTTGGAAAATTGTATAAGGTTTATCCATTGTCAAACTATGTATTTTTCGTTGTTCCAATCACATATTGAGTTATCAACTATTTCACAGAGTCGCACTCTGCATGAAATACCTGTAAGCGGTTTCGAACGGTCTCTGCTGAGTTCTAGAGGAACTATTTCCTGattaagttaaaatatattttttatcgattttctAGATCATCTACATAGatacaatattagtatggatCACCCACGTATCATCAAATCAAAGCATTATCACAAACTTCATAATATATGTAAATGGGAACAACTGTTTAAAAAGACAGACAAACATATATCTCGTTAGTATTATACCTATTAAGTAAAGTTTAtattcttcatttgtttttgtaatacaatgacctatagttcggccattcagagaatgcgttcctgacacgtcgcgattgaactgacgacgtaactacattcattgattattgatataataatgttgttttaatgctcctcaattgttaaaacggtaaacaaccagcaaaaatatttttatcgtaactgcaacgccattgcaaagttacgtcgtcagttcaatcgcgacgtgtcaggaacgcattctctgaatggccgaactataatgtcaGTATACTTCCGAGAAGAATAAAGTAAGTAATTATGATTAATGGAGATGGCGATGGCGTAAAAACAAAAGGTCATAATATACACAATGACAATGTCGAGGATGCAGCAATACAGCAAGATATGAcaatgaagaaaataatatctACAGGTATAGGTAACATAGATCAAACAACAATTTTAGCAAGATTTAAACAACAAgtgaaaattataaagaaatgaCATTTTGTAAAATCATAACTTGACAGGATTCAAACTCGTAGCAGGTATCCTATGTTTAAAATATACTGTTCTAATCTAGACAACTATGAAAACCTTATTTCTACTAGACAACAAAGAAAACCTTATTTCTAATGATAAAAATTGTTTCTTTGTTACAGACTTAGAAAACCCATGGCACGAAGAAAATGAATTTCAACGGTGAATACCTatggaataaaatatttcatacataattttcgtttatttatttcgtgGATTATAAATAGAAAAGCAAAATGATTAAATAATGACTACACCTACAtttcttatttctatttaaatttTGACTCGATGTAGAGATCTACGTTATGACTACGTCCACTCTTACTTGATTTCATGAAAACAGTTGAGCACTTCTTACTATCCTAGACCGCATTACTCATCTCCCAGTCTTCCTTCTGAGTTATCTTCACAGCTTTCTTGGATTCCTCCCACAGACGCTTGGTGAACTGACGGTTATGAACAAGCCAATGATTAGGAAACGCGTGACAAAACTTGAAGAGTTTTCCACTAACTCCTTCTAACTCTGGTGCAGCAGCCAAGTAGGCTATCTGCTCTCCCACATCTTCTTTCCTTTGTCCAACAATGTTGAGGAAGAATTGAGACACGTTTTGTAAACCTTGTGGAATATTTGAGAGTAAATTCGTATCTTTCACTAAGAAGGGATCGAAGCTATTAGCGGTCACTCCAGTATTCTTCAATCTATTATCCAGTTCTGCACT of Helicoverpa zea isolate HzStark_Cry1AcR chromosome 15, ilHelZeax1.1, whole genome shotgun sequence contains these proteins:
- the LOC124636977 gene encoding retinol dehydrogenase 13-like, encoding MAVRDDFTDCETSARLDGKVALVTGATAGTGLEIAKNLARRGAKVIIASRNPKKLDDARRSIVESSGNSNVVTRQMDLESLSSVRRFADTTMKTEPRLDILINNIGAIGLEDRMTEDGLQLMMQVNYFGTFLLTYLLFPMLRASAPARIVNVSSLALILGTIDLDNWNDVGKYSNFGYYCNAKLADVLFTAEMEKRIRGTGVSVYSMDPGLGKSEFFRNFDNDFIRNVFNSALLVFGRPLHRVATMAVFLAVDPKFDSESGKHYRDCHEFYSSWYANDTELTKNVWKETKRLVRITREEDWDAVY